In Juglans microcarpa x Juglans regia isolate MS1-56 chromosome 4S, Jm3101_v1.0, whole genome shotgun sequence, a single window of DNA contains:
- the LOC121262048 gene encoding uncharacterized protein LOC121262048: protein MDDDHVIRKVVDVSTFLKFEAIGDSEDDFDPIMGDHHDMIVSMADSDAESCSFDLADSSKVFELDDSCDDPQTYHVHDEYDDNDDDGSFMEEEEGHSCLAWNGEHNKYWKPIRGAKKSSAPVESTKELMMTEAEKSRQFWETCLAS, encoded by the coding sequence ATGGATGATGATCATGTTATTAGGAAAGTGGTAGATGTGTCTACTTTCTTGAAGTTTGAAGCCATCGGAGACTCCGAGGATGATTTTGATCCCATCATGGGTGATCATCATGACATGATTGTGTCCATGGCCGACAGCGATGCAGAATCTTGTAGTTTTGATTTAGCAGATTCTTCGAAAGTTTTTGAGCTTGATGATTCCTGTGATGATCCTCAAACATATCATGTTCATGACGAgtatgatgataatgatgatgatggatctttcatggaggaagaggaaggcCATAGCTGCCTAGCATGGAATGGTGAGCATAATAAATATTGGAAGCCAATTAGAGGGGCCAAGAAATCAAGTGCACCTGTGGAATCAACTAAAGAGTTGATGATGACTGAGGCAGAGAAGAGCAGGCAGTTTTGGGAGACATGCTTGGCTTCCTAA